A window from Anser cygnoides isolate HZ-2024a breed goose chromosome 1, Taihu_goose_T2T_genome, whole genome shotgun sequence encodes these proteins:
- the LOC125184651 gene encoding uncharacterized protein, producing MHGECTDTYPIEGTSEVDREILNGSRQKSACGNMTSGTEALHLNMTERLEKVEKDLRLMERKCTAWCDDFESRLRLLENCNRAFPGRVTQKEPEDKEENRKMKEKIKQLKARNHELLSKLMSMHKQSENMNDPSRLSAVLHLYEMVRLHDWEKCRKSSTNMTYTNGRSIIKKLFDACEEYIEKRKNDIFNVLDISSLNYAYESQEFANCKQELMPIVTELLRNAYCQRYSDFNKIITEQASVTLENDDQKQFALRCCRVYCLMLLQESPVKAVWHPQEILPQHVEHVDKKAFEPWKKTGLLWPVLKSGEEVIVKGVVWDLK from the exons ATGCACGGAGAATGTACGGATACTTATCCTATAGAGGGGACTTCAGAAGTTGACAG agaaaTATTAAATGGCTCACGGCAAAAATCAGCCTGTGGAAACATGACTTCAGGGACAGAGGCCTTACATCTCAATATGACAGAAAGGCTGGAGAAGGTGGAAAAAGACCTTAG ACTAATGGAGAGAAAGTGTACAGCTTGGTGTGACGATTTTGAGTCTCGACTACGACTTCTGGAGAACTGCAACAG aGCATTTCCTGGAAGGGTCACCCAAAAAGAGCCTgaggacaaagaagaaaatcGGAAGATGAAAGAGAAGATCAAACAACTAAAGGCACG AAACCATGAGCTCTTGTCTAAATTGATGAGCATGCACAAGCAATCAGAGAACATGAATGACCCTTCACGCTTGTCTGCTGTGCTGCATTTGTATGAGATGGTTAGGCTACATGACTGGGAAAAATGCAGGAAATCCTCAACGAATATGACATATACAAATGGCAGAAGCATAATTAAG AAGCTGTTTGATGCCTGTGAGGAATAtatagagaagagaaaaaatgacatATTTAACGTCCTTGACATTTCATCTTTGAATTACGCTTACGAATCTCAGGAATTTGCCAACTGCAAACAA GAGCTGATGCCAATTGTAACGGAACTCTTACGAAATGCCTATTGCCAACGTTACTCAGACTTTAACAAAATCATTACTGAG CAAGCCAGTGTTACTCTGGAAAATGATGATCAAAAACAGTTCGCACTGCGGTGCTGCAGAGTTTATTGTCTGATGCTTCTTCAGGAGTCACCAGTTAAAGCTGTCTGGCACCCACAGGAAATCCTTCCTCAACACGTAGAGCATGTGGACAAGAAAGCCTTTGAGCCCTGGAAGAAAACAGGGCTTCTGTGGCCCGTACTGAAATCTGGGGAAGAAGTTATCGTGAAAGGTGTAGTCTGGGATTTAAAGTAA